Proteins co-encoded in one Runella slithyformis DSM 19594 genomic window:
- a CDS encoding heavy metal translocating P-type ATPase: MEKKVQKHKNYITDDCCDKPIEVQMPKHSDNDGHDHEEESGEESLLKSRWRLWLSLTILLGFVAITQLFKVEVSKPIEIGLMGIAYLLAGYNTLERAFRSLRRGDFFNEFTLMSIATLGAFYIGEYSEGVAVMIFYEIGELFQDLAVNRSKRSIKALLDVRPDTVTVLRNGKQQSVGPSEVQIGESILVKPGEKVALDSTLLTDNASFNTAALTGESRPDTKRTGEAVLAGMINLDKVIELKVTTAFKDSKLSRILEMVQDATARKAPTQLLITRLAKIYTPIVFGLALAITLIPYFFANDYSFNEWLYRGMVFLVIACPCALTVSIPLGYFGGIGLASRNGILVKGSNFLDVMTELNTIVSDKTGTLTKGVFKVQTVETKSDVALFIQIAAALESASTHPVAKALVEYANIQKTNWQDLVVEAVEEISGHGLKGVVNGKTVLAGNLKLLQKFNVSYPAELAQIVETVVVVAIDNHYAGHITIADEVKDDAAQTVVDLKALGIETIMLSGDKSAVVQQVAQKLGISNAYGDLLPEGKVEKVQELKNQDKKIAFVGDGVNDAPVVALADAGIAMGGMGSDATIETADIVIQNDQPHKIVSAIKIGKITKSVVWQNISLAMGVKVAVMLLGAGGIATLWEAVFADVGVALLAILNAYRIQRKQL; the protein is encoded by the coding sequence ATGGAAAAGAAAGTGCAAAAGCATAAAAATTATATAACAGATGATTGCTGCGACAAGCCGATAGAAGTGCAAATGCCAAAACATAGCGATAATGACGGACACGACCACGAGGAAGAATCAGGTGAAGAAAGCCTGTTGAAAAGTCGTTGGCGACTGTGGTTGAGTTTGACAATTCTGTTGGGGTTTGTCGCCATTACGCAACTTTTTAAGGTGGAGGTTTCTAAGCCAATTGAAATTGGTTTGATGGGAATCGCTTATCTATTAGCAGGCTATAACACCCTCGAACGAGCTTTTCGATCGTTGCGGCGGGGTGATTTTTTCAACGAATTTACGTTGATGTCCATTGCCACGTTGGGTGCGTTTTACATTGGCGAATACAGCGAAGGCGTAGCTGTGATGATTTTCTACGAAATCGGTGAACTGTTTCAGGATTTGGCCGTTAATCGCTCCAAGCGTTCTATCAAAGCCTTATTAGATGTGCGTCCCGATACTGTAACGGTACTACGCAATGGAAAGCAACAGAGCGTTGGGCCGTCAGAAGTACAAATTGGGGAAAGCATTTTGGTGAAGCCAGGCGAAAAAGTGGCCTTAGACAGCACCTTATTGACCGACAACGCCAGTTTCAACACGGCAGCTCTCACTGGCGAATCTCGCCCCGACACCAAGCGCACGGGTGAAGCTGTTTTGGCAGGAATGATTAACTTGGACAAAGTCATCGAATTGAAAGTAACGACTGCTTTTAAGGACTCCAAACTCTCTCGCATCTTGGAAATGGTGCAGGATGCCACCGCCCGAAAAGCTCCTACACAGCTATTAATCACCCGTTTAGCCAAAATCTACACACCTATTGTATTTGGCTTGGCATTGGCAATTACCCTGATTCCTTACTTTTTTGCAAATGATTATTCGTTCAATGAGTGGCTATATCGGGGTATGGTGTTTCTGGTCATCGCTTGCCCATGTGCGCTAACGGTTTCGATTCCATTGGGCTATTTTGGAGGCATTGGTTTGGCTTCCCGCAATGGTATTTTGGTCAAAGGTTCCAATTTTCTGGACGTAATGACCGAACTCAATACAATCGTTTCAGACAAAACGGGAACACTAACCAAGGGGGTTTTCAAGGTACAAACAGTTGAAACGAAAAGTGATGTAGCCCTATTCATTCAGATTGCCGCCGCATTGGAAAGTGCCTCAACACATCCCGTAGCCAAGGCTCTGGTGGAATATGCCAATATACAAAAAACAAACTGGCAAGATTTGGTAGTCGAAGCCGTAGAAGAAATATCAGGTCATGGCTTAAAAGGAGTTGTTAACGGTAAAACAGTGTTGGCCGGCAACTTGAAACTGTTACAGAAGTTCAATGTTTCGTACCCTGCCGAATTAGCGCAAATTGTAGAAACCGTTGTAGTGGTAGCCATTGATAATCACTATGCTGGCCATATCACCATTGCTGACGAAGTAAAAGACGATGCTGCTCAAACCGTGGTAGATTTGAAGGCATTGGGTATTGAAACTATTATGCTGTCGGGCGATAAGTCGGCGGTTGTACAACAGGTAGCTCAAAAGTTGGGTATTTCAAATGCTTATGGCGATTTATTGCCCGAAGGCAAGGTAGAAAAAGTGCAAGAACTCAAAAATCAAGACAAAAAGATTGCTTTTGTTGGTGATGGTGTGAACGATGCTCCTGTGGTAGCCCTCGCCGATGCAGGAATCGCCATGGGAGGCATGGGTTCGGACGCTACAATTGAAACTGCTGACATTGTGATTCAGAATGACCAGCCACACAAAATCGTTTCAGCTATTAAAATCGGAAAAATCACTAAATCTGTTGTTTGGCAAAATATTTCACTGGCGATGGGTGTGAAAGTCGCTGTTATGTTGTTGGGGGCAGGAGGCATTGCTACCCTTTGGGAGGCCGTTTTTGCCGATGTGGGTGTGGCTTTATTGGCTATTTTGAATGCCTATCGGATTCAAAGAAAACAGCTTTAA
- a CDS encoding efflux RND transporter periplasmic adaptor subunit, whose translation MKFHIKNIFSVSTAFAFCFLLLSSCDKKVETAQAEEHHHDAKGVVELTPAQVKAAQIIFGNFEKKNLSEVITTNGYTQLPPQNQAEVSVFMGGIVKTIAVIEGQYVKKGQSLATFQSMEFNNLRLEKAKLTEELQQARVNKEFLDLDYARQKELSDENVTAKKTFQKVSSELDLVNNKIKITQQQIEILDQNLLLSGNGNSNTIAITAPISGHITAINVKIGSNISANTSLFSIVDNSEMYVELLVYEKDLFKIKVGQSFRFVLTNQGNKEIIGNIFSIGKAFQKQTKSVAVRANIYNKTIGLIPGMYVNALIDIGNSDVNTLPVEAIVKAEGKEFIFIHEAEEKYEHSTSEKAHEEDTGVHFKRIEVKTGTTQLGYVQVTPLEEIPAGAKIVTKGAYYLQSSIANAEGGDEHGH comes from the coding sequence ATGAAATTCCATATAAAAAATATTTTTTCGGTAAGCACGGCCTTTGCTTTTTGCTTTTTGCTTCTTTCCTCTTGCGACAAAAAAGTGGAAACCGCCCAAGCCGAAGAACACCACCACGACGCAAAAGGAGTGGTAGAACTTACACCAGCCCAAGTAAAAGCAGCACAAATTATTTTCGGAAATTTTGAAAAGAAAAACCTCAGCGAAGTAATCACGACCAATGGCTATACCCAATTGCCTCCCCAAAATCAAGCGGAGGTGTCGGTTTTTATGGGTGGAATCGTCAAAACAATTGCCGTGATTGAAGGGCAGTATGTAAAGAAAGGCCAGTCCCTTGCCACATTTCAGAGTATGGAGTTTAATAACCTCCGCCTTGAAAAAGCAAAATTGACAGAAGAATTACAACAGGCAAGAGTGAATAAGGAGTTTTTGGATTTAGATTATGCCCGCCAAAAAGAATTGAGTGATGAAAATGTCACGGCTAAAAAAACGTTTCAAAAAGTCAGTTCAGAACTTGATTTGGTGAATAACAAAATCAAAATAACCCAACAGCAAATTGAGATTTTAGACCAGAACCTACTCCTTAGCGGTAATGGCAACTCCAACACGATTGCCATTACTGCCCCAATTTCTGGACATATCACCGCCATCAATGTAAAAATAGGCAGTAACATTTCGGCTAATACTTCCTTATTTTCGATTGTAGATAATTCAGAGATGTATGTTGAATTATTGGTTTACGAAAAAGACCTATTTAAAATAAAAGTTGGGCAAAGTTTTCGCTTTGTACTCACTAATCAGGGCAATAAGGAGATTATCGGCAATATTTTTAGCATTGGTAAAGCCTTTCAGAAACAAACCAAATCGGTAGCTGTCCGTGCGAACATTTACAATAAGACTATCGGTTTAATACCCGGAATGTATGTCAATGCCTTGATTGATATTGGCAATAGCGATGTGAATACCCTGCCCGTGGAAGCCATTGTAAAAGCCGAAGGCAAAGAATTTATTTTTATTCACGAGGCAGAAGAAAAATATGAACATAGTACAAGCGAGAAAGCGCATGAAGAAGATACAGGCGTTCATTTTAAGCGAATTGAAGTAAAAACAGGTACTACTCAATTAGGGTATGTTCAGGTTACACCCTTGGAAGAAATTCCAGCGGGTGCAAAAATCGTTACAAAGGGGGCTTATTATCTACAATCGTCCATTGCCAACGCTGAGGGTGGTGATGAGCATGGGCATTGA